A genomic segment from Nicotiana tabacum cultivar K326 chromosome 9, ASM71507v2, whole genome shotgun sequence encodes:
- the LOC107810127 gene encoding putative transmembrane ascorbate ferrireductase 3 — MDLVTYQYYRPASKITIFAHLFGLLALILMLVWLLHYREGVNLFSYYPNQIFNVHPLLMFLGMIFLSGQALMAYKTVKADRKVQKAAHFLLHLAAICLGIVGIHAAFKYHDRRNLRDMYSFHSWIGIAIICLYILQWLVGLCMYMLPYTRKETRAVNLPWHISGGRAIFYMTICAALTGLMQKITLMQLQLFSGESLLINFLAIFILLFGISVDISVALARYA; from the exons ATGGATCTTGTAACATACCAGTATTATCGACCGGCTTCAAAGATAACAATATTTGCACACTTGTTTGGTCTTCTTGCTTTGATTCTTATGCTTGTTTGGTTGCTTCATTATCGTGAAGGCGTTAATCTTTTTTCATACTATCCAAATCAGATATTTAAT GTTCACCCACTTTTGATGTTCTTGGGGATGATTTTCTTGTCTGGCCAAG CACTAATGGCATACAAGACAGTGAAAGCAGATAGGAAAGTGCAGAAAGCGGCACATTTTTTACTACATTTAGCTGCAATTTGTCTTGGGATCGTTGGGATACATGCTGCTTTCAAGTACCACGATAGAAGGAATTTAAGAGACATGTATAGCTTCCACTCCTGGATAGGCATTGCCATTATCTGCCTATACATTTTGCAG TGGTTGGTTGGGCTGTGTATGTACATGTTACCATACACAAGAAAAGAAACAAGGGCAGTGAATCTGCCATGGCACATATCAGGTGGTAGAGCAATCTTTTACATGACAATTTGTGCAGCGTTGACTGGATTAATGCAGAAAATCACATTGATGCAGCTCCAATTATTTTCTGGAGAATCACTTTTGATCAACTTCCTTGCAATATTCATCCTCCTTTTTGGAATCTCCGTTGATATTTCAGTTGCTCTTGCACGTTATGCATAA